A stretch of the Synechocystis sp. PCC 7338 genome encodes the following:
- a CDS encoding phosphotransferase enzyme family protein — MASTGETLSIEEKVFAIADQFDHQGKIIQIKSFGNGNINDTFLVELDGETQTSFVLQRINHQVFKNPAAVMGNMVWVTTHIKQKLQRSPLERSWLMPEVILTKNNQDHWDSGTGEFWRAISFIAGSESFDTLTNPTQAREVGTALGIFHQLLSDLSPSKLVDTLPGFHHTPAYLEQYQQALAQSPRLTGSLSPEIHYCQRVIETWIDRCGVLEQAKAKGELPLRLMHGDPKVNNILFDRQSGKAVSVIDLDTTKPGLIHYDLGDCLRSGCNLLGEETENWSAVEFDLELCRAILAGYLPQCRHFLTAADYDYLFSAIALISFELGLRFFTDYLNGDRYFKVKYPEHNLIRALVQFQLATDIQNQEDAISRMINDIRA, encoded by the coding sequence ATGGCATCCACTGGGGAAACACTGAGCATAGAAGAAAAAGTTTTTGCCATTGCGGATCAATTTGATCATCAGGGAAAAATTATCCAGATCAAATCCTTTGGCAACGGCAATATTAATGACACTTTTTTAGTGGAGTTAGATGGCGAAACCCAGACTAGTTTTGTTTTGCAAAGGATCAACCATCAGGTATTTAAAAATCCTGCGGCGGTGATGGGCAATATGGTTTGGGTGACTACCCATATTAAGCAAAAACTACAACGATCCCCCCTGGAACGTTCTTGGTTAATGCCAGAAGTGATTTTAACTAAAAATAATCAGGATCATTGGGATTCGGGCACTGGCGAATTTTGGCGGGCCATTAGTTTCATTGCCGGTTCGGAGTCCTTTGACACCCTGACCAACCCCACCCAGGCCAGGGAAGTGGGCACGGCTCTCGGCATTTTCCATCAACTTTTAAGCGATCTTTCCCCCAGCAAATTAGTCGATACCCTACCCGGATTCCACCACACGCCGGCTTATCTGGAGCAGTATCAACAGGCGTTGGCCCAGAGCCCAAGGCTAACGGGATCATTAAGCCCAGAAATTCACTATTGCCAAAGGGTAATTGAAACCTGGATTGACCGCTGCGGCGTATTGGAACAAGCCAAAGCCAAAGGGGAATTACCCCTGCGCTTAATGCACGGCGATCCTAAAGTTAATAATATTTTGTTCGATCGCCAATCGGGTAAAGCGGTCAGCGTGATTGATTTGGATACCACCAAACCAGGCTTAATCCATTACGATTTGGGAGATTGTTTGCGTTCCGGTTGTAATCTATTGGGAGAAGAAACGGAAAATTGGTCAGCGGTGGAATTTGATCTAGAGCTCTGTCGCGCAATTTTGGCGGGTTATTTACCCCAATGTCGGCATTTTCTCACCGCCGCTGATTACGATTATTTATTTTCCGCCATTGCCCTTATTAGCTTTGAGTTGGGACTGCGGTTCTTTACCGATTACCTCAACGGCGATCGCTATTTTAAAGTTAAATATCCTGAGCACAATCTGATCAGAGCTCTGGTGCAATTTCAGTTAGCTACCGATATTCAAAACCAAGAGGATGCCATCAGTCGGATGATCAATGACATTAGGGCATAA
- the grrM gene encoding cyclophane-forming radical SAM/SPASM peptide maturase GrrM/OscB, producing the protein MQGLVKETVTFDSSLDITKFGPTTLVIVQPTSYCNLDCDYCYLPDRHLKNHLPLELLEPIMQAIFASPFTTSNFSLCWHAGEPLAAGLEFYRQAFAQIEAYGEKYNHRQLWFDHSFQSNGILINQAWCDLFKQYPVHVGISLDGPAFLHDKHRKTRTGRGSHAATMRGIEWLQKNDICHSVIAVLTEESLDYPDEIFHFFRDHNLLDVGFNMEETEGINTESSLNKQGTLQRYRQFLERFWQLTSSSEPEFLVREFECLCNLIYTEDRLDHTDMNRPFAIVSIDHRGNFSTFDPELLAIKTPQYGDFIFGNVLTDSFASVCQTEKFQRIYQDMIQGVEKCRQTCDYFGLCGGGAGSNKFWENGSFNSTETLACRFRIQQVAEVVIGALEESLGLT; encoded by the coding sequence ATGCAAGGCTTAGTCAAGGAAACTGTAACGTTTGATTCCAGCCTAGATATAACTAAATTTGGCCCCACTACTTTAGTTATTGTTCAACCTACTTCCTACTGCAACTTGGATTGCGATTATTGTTACTTACCCGATCGCCATTTAAAAAACCATCTGCCCTTGGAACTGCTGGAGCCAATTATGCAGGCAATTTTTGCCAGTCCATTCACTACTAGCAACTTTAGTCTTTGTTGGCATGCAGGGGAACCATTGGCTGCTGGACTAGAATTTTACCGCCAAGCCTTTGCCCAGATTGAAGCCTACGGCGAAAAATATAATCACCGCCAGTTGTGGTTCGACCACTCTTTTCAAAGTAATGGCATTTTAATCAACCAAGCTTGGTGTGACCTATTTAAACAATATCCTGTCCATGTGGGCATTAGCCTCGACGGTCCCGCTTTCCTCCACGATAAACACCGTAAAACCAGAACGGGGCGGGGTAGTCATGCCGCCACCATGCGGGGAATTGAATGGTTACAGAAAAATGATATTTGCCATAGCGTTATTGCCGTTTTAACAGAGGAATCCTTAGATTATCCTGATGAAATTTTCCATTTTTTCCGGGATCATAATCTACTGGATGTGGGCTTTAATATGGAAGAAACGGAAGGCATTAATACGGAATCTTCCCTTAATAAACAGGGGACTTTGCAAAGATATAGACAATTTTTGGAAAGATTTTGGCAATTGACCAGCTCCAGCGAGCCAGAGTTTCTGGTGCGGGAATTTGAATGTTTATGTAACCTAATTTACACTGAAGACCGCCTCGATCATACAGATATGAATCGTCCCTTTGCCATTGTCAGCATTGACCACCGGGGCAACTTTTCTACCTTTGATCCAGAATTGTTAGCCATTAAAACACCCCAGTATGGGGATTTCATTTTTGGTAATGTGTTGACCGATTCCTTTGCTTCCGTTTGTCAAACGGAAAAATTTCAGCGCATTTATCAAGATATGATCCAGGGGGTGGAAAAATGTCGCCAAACCTGTGACTATTTCGGTCTATGTGGCGGCGGTGCTGGCAGTAATAAGTTTTGGGAAAATGGTAGTTTCAACTCCACTGAGACTCTGGCCTGTCGTTTTCGCATTCAACAGGTGGCGGAGGTGGTAATTGGTGCTCTGGAAGAGTCCCTTGGGTTAACCTAA
- the grrP gene encoding extracellular substrate binding-like orphan protein GrrP, with protein MFKQLSATFIGLLLATVGAQAAIAETVMEKIIRTGNLTIGANLDTVPFSYINENNEVVGYSIDIADRIREEVGKELGREVVLQIVEVQDMKDALPKVKNGELDIVCNTAFTWERDRYVDFTASYAVAGVQLLVPNDTPINSPETLMGRRVALVPNTIVEDAVKIAQTDIEVVPVTSVRAGMEALKKGTVDAVAADGIQLAGLRQVLDMPDTKIIPQPAQIRYGVGCMVREGNPSFLRLANRALVRLAEGYVQGDPEDVAIVDKWIGTEGIVPVDNDNLRQFFNYLVITHEQVMEPKNGQ; from the coding sequence ATGTTCAAGCAGTTGTCAGCCACCTTCATTGGACTGTTACTCGCTACGGTGGGCGCCCAGGCGGCGATCGCCGAAACCGTAATGGAGAAAATTATTCGCACGGGTAATCTAACCATTGGGGCAAACCTGGACACTGTGCCCTTCTCCTATATCAACGAAAACAATGAGGTGGTGGGCTACTCCATTGACATTGCTGATCGTATCCGGGAGGAAGTGGGTAAGGAATTGGGGCGGGAAGTGGTTCTGCAAATTGTGGAAGTACAAGATATGAAAGATGCCCTGCCCAAGGTCAAAAACGGTGAGCTAGACATTGTCTGTAATACCGCCTTTACCTGGGAGCGGGACCGCTACGTTGACTTTACCGCTAGCTATGCAGTGGCTGGTGTCCAACTACTGGTGCCCAATGACACCCCGATCAATTCTCCCGAAACGTTAATGGGACGCCGGGTAGCCTTGGTGCCCAACACCATTGTGGAGGATGCAGTGAAAATTGCCCAAACTGACATCGAAGTGGTGCCCGTTACCAGTGTGCGGGCCGGTATGGAAGCCCTTAAAAAGGGCACAGTGGATGCAGTGGCGGCGGACGGCATTCAATTAGCAGGCCTAAGGCAGGTATTGGACATGCCTGACACCAAAATTATTCCCCAACCGGCGCAAATTAGGTATGGGGTCGGTTGTATGGTGCGGGAGGGCAATCCCAGCTTTTTGCGCTTGGCTAATCGGGCTCTGGTGCGGCTAGCGGAGGGCTATGTCCAGGGCGATCCGGAAGACGTGGCCATCGTTGACAAATGGATCGGTACCGAGGGAATTGTGCCAGTGGACAATGACAATCTGCGTCAATTCTTTAATTATCTGGTGATTACCCACGAGCAGGTGATGGAACCCAAAAATGGCCAGTAA
- a CDS encoding HEAT repeat domain-containing protein — MSEAAVNPAYTLDQAIANLQQTEDASARYYAAWWIGRFRAAQPETIAALLVALEDESDRSPDSGYPLRRNAAKALGKLGDRQVVPALIKALDCEDYYVRESAAQALEGLEDTRAIEPLMAKLTGGLEAAQLVEGKPHLVQPYEAIIEALGALCAIESIGLIEPFLEHFSPKVQYAAARALFQLTGDNHYGDLLITALGGADLQLRRSAMMDLGATGYLPGAQGIAKTFAENSLKLIALRDLWAAHRQKQENSESTTLSPASREILDLMDSLL, encoded by the coding sequence ATGAGTGAAGCCGCTGTTAACCCCGCCTATACCCTCGACCAGGCGATCGCCAATTTGCAACAAACCGAAGATGCCAGTGCCCGTTACTATGCGGCCTGGTGGATTGGCCGTTTTCGGGCGGCTCAACCGGAAACCATTGCTGCTCTGTTGGTGGCCTTGGAAGATGAAAGTGACCGTTCCCCCGATAGCGGCTATCCCCTGCGACGTAATGCGGCCAAAGCGTTGGGAAAATTAGGCGATCGCCAGGTGGTACCGGCCTTGATCAAAGCATTGGATTGTGAAGATTATTACGTGCGGGAGTCCGCGGCCCAGGCTTTGGAAGGTTTGGAAGATACCAGGGCCATAGAGCCTCTGATGGCCAAATTAACCGGAGGGCTAGAAGCGGCCCAGCTTGTGGAGGGTAAACCCCATTTAGTTCAACCCTATGAGGCAATTATTGAAGCCCTAGGGGCTCTCTGTGCCATTGAGTCCATTGGTTTAATTGAGCCATTTCTGGAGCATTTTTCACCGAAAGTCCAATACGCCGCCGCCCGGGCCCTATTCCAGTTAACCGGGGATAACCACTATGGGGATCTTCTCATTACCGCCCTAGGAGGGGCAGACCTACAACTACGGCGTTCCGCCATGATGGATTTAGGCGCCACTGGCTATTTACCCGGTGCCCAGGGGATCGCCAAAACCTTTGCAGAAAATAGCCTCAAGTTAATTGCCTTGCGAGACCTATGGGCCGCCCATCGGCAAAAGCAAGAAAATTCCGAGTCAACAACCCTTAGCCCAGCCAGCAGAGAAATTCTAGATTTAATGGATAGTTTGCTTTAA
- a CDS encoding fumarylacetoacetate hydrolase family protein, which produces MVQRYVRIQADSGTVHYGLFQLDHSVILLSAAPWLGGQALSIAVSEGDYRLLAPCEPSKIVAVGRNYRAHAAELGNDVPTEPLLFFKPPSAIVADQEEIVYPPQSQRVDYEGELAVIIGKQVKNISEEEAASAIWGYTIANDITARDLQRQDSQWTRAKGFDGFCPLGPWVVRHIDPEAHLETIVNDEETPRQATAISDMVFAPPMLVSYISQVMTLYPGDVILTGTPEGISSLQVGDKVEVEIEGIGNLTNTIIAPPLPAPELPATVELEADN; this is translated from the coding sequence ATGGTCCAACGCTACGTTCGTATCCAGGCCGACTCTGGCACCGTCCATTATGGTTTGTTCCAATTGGATCACAGTGTGATTTTGTTAAGTGCAGCACCTTGGTTGGGGGGTCAAGCCCTAAGCATTGCCGTCAGTGAAGGGGATTATCGCTTACTGGCCCCCTGTGAGCCCTCTAAAATTGTGGCAGTGGGGCGCAATTACCGGGCCCATGCGGCGGAATTAGGTAACGATGTGCCGACGGAACCCCTCTTGTTTTTCAAGCCTCCTTCGGCGATCGTCGCTGACCAAGAGGAAATTGTGTACCCTCCCCAATCCCAACGGGTGGACTACGAAGGGGAATTGGCAGTCATTATTGGCAAACAGGTGAAAAATATTAGCGAAGAAGAGGCGGCTAGTGCCATTTGGGGCTACACCATTGCCAACGATATTACAGCCAGGGATTTACAACGGCAGGACTCCCAATGGACGAGAGCAAAAGGCTTTGACGGTTTTTGTCCCCTGGGGCCTTGGGTGGTGCGCCACATCGACCCGGAAGCCCATCTGGAAACCATTGTCAATGATGAAGAAACTCCCCGGCAAGCCACGGCCATCAGCGATATGGTATTCGCTCCCCCCATGTTGGTGAGTTACATTTCCCAGGTAATGACCCTCTACCCCGGCGACGTGATTTTGACCGGCACCCCGGAAGGCATTAGTTCCCTACAAGTGGGGGACAAAGTAGAGGTGGAAATTGAGGGCATTGGCAATTTAACCAACACCATCATTGCGCCCCCTTTACCGGCTCCAGAGTTACCGGCAACGGTGGAGTTGGAAGCCGATAATTAA
- the rpsF gene encoding 30S ribosomal protein S6, with protein MLVNSYELMVILRPDLNEERVSQEVTKYQEFLTNNAAEEVSVKVWGKRRLAYQIRRFNDGIYVLFNFNGDGQQIALIERDMRLNDNVMRFLSIKLTPEKLEKEKKAKAVPVEA; from the coding sequence GTGCTTGTGAATAGTTACGAACTGATGGTAATTCTCCGTCCCGACCTCAATGAAGAACGGGTCAGCCAAGAAGTTACCAAATACCAAGAATTTTTGACCAACAATGCCGCTGAAGAAGTTTCGGTGAAAGTCTGGGGCAAACGCCGCCTCGCCTACCAAATCCGTCGCTTTAACGATGGCATTTATGTTTTGTTTAACTTCAACGGTGACGGCCAGCAGATTGCTTTAATTGAGCGGGATATGCGCCTTAACGATAATGTGATGCGCTTTTTGAGCATTAAGCTCACTCCGGAAAAACTAGAAAAAGAGAAAAAAGCTAAAGCTGTGCCCGTAGAAGCCTAA
- the glmM gene encoding phosphoglucosamine mutase, with protein MVASPIHSRGLDLPLPSTMGEFGLTLPQSPLFGTDGIRGKTGELLTAPLALSLGFWAGQVLQHHADGAGPVIIGQDSRLSSDMLANAMAAGLNSAGVEVWQLGLCPTPCVAYLTRKTAAIGGIMISASHNPPEDNGIKFFDHQGLKLTKSLAMAIEAGLRGQSQTSALNTSQWGRSYGQPQRVQHYQDFLLGSLPQTLDFQGLKVVLDLAWGASVNLAPHIFRSLGTEVVALHDLADGSQINVDCGSTHLHRLQRAVRETGADLGFAFDGDADRVMAVDAQGRPVDGDYILFLWGKTLQQSNHLPGNLIVGTVMANLAFERAWEQLGGKLIRTAVGDQNVQAQMWETGSMLGGEQSGHIICHHHSYSGDGLQAALHLTALVQQSGLSLSELLSESFQPYPQILRNVRVLDRERRLHWQECAPLQQAIATAEESMGITGRILVRASGTEPLIRVMVEAACAETAAHWSEQLTRTVQSYLGEG; from the coding sequence ATGGTTGCGTCCCCCATCCACAGCCGTGGTTTAGATTTGCCTTTGCCTTCAACGATGGGAGAATTCGGCCTCACCTTGCCCCAATCGCCATTGTTTGGTACGGACGGTATCCGGGGTAAGACGGGGGAATTGTTAACGGCGCCTTTGGCTTTATCCTTGGGCTTTTGGGCGGGACAGGTGTTGCAGCACCACGCCGATGGGGCCGGGCCGGTGATTATTGGCCAAGATTCTCGCCTTTCCAGTGACATGCTTGCCAACGCCATGGCCGCGGGTTTGAACAGTGCTGGGGTGGAGGTGTGGCAACTGGGGCTTTGTCCCACTCCCTGTGTGGCCTATCTGACCAGAAAGACAGCGGCGATTGGGGGCATTATGATTTCCGCTAGCCATAACCCACCGGAAGATAATGGCATCAAATTTTTTGATCACCAGGGACTGAAATTGACCAAATCCCTGGCCATGGCGATCGAAGCGGGACTGCGGGGCCAAAGCCAAACCTCTGCCCTAAATACCAGCCAGTGGGGCCGGAGCTACGGTCAACCCCAGCGTGTTCAGCATTACCAAGATTTTTTGCTAGGTAGTTTGCCCCAAACCTTAGATTTTCAAGGGCTAAAAGTGGTGCTGGATCTGGCCTGGGGGGCTTCAGTGAATTTAGCACCACATATTTTTCGCAGTTTAGGGACAGAGGTGGTGGCCCTGCATGATTTGGCCGATGGCAGTCAAATTAACGTCGATTGTGGCTCCACCCATTTACACCGTTTGCAAAGGGCGGTGCGAGAAACTGGAGCAGATTTAGGTTTTGCTTTTGACGGCGATGCGGACCGGGTGATGGCAGTGGATGCCCAAGGCCGCCCAGTGGACGGGGATTACATTCTCTTTTTGTGGGGTAAAACCCTCCAGCAAAGCAATCATTTGCCTGGTAACTTAATTGTCGGCACTGTCATGGCCAACTTGGCCTTCGAGCGGGCCTGGGAGCAGTTGGGGGGTAAATTAATTCGCACTGCGGTGGGAGACCAAAACGTCCAAGCCCAAATGTGGGAAACCGGGTCCATGCTGGGGGGAGAACAGTCGGGCCATATTATTTGTCACCACCATAGCTATTCCGGGGATGGCCTGCAGGCAGCCCTGCACCTAACGGCTCTAGTGCAACAGTCTGGTTTATCTTTGAGCGAACTGCTGTCGGAAAGTTTCCAACCCTATCCCCAAATTCTCCGCAATGTCAGGGTACTAGACCGGGAGCGTCGTTTACATTGGCAAGAATGCGCCCCTCTGCAACAGGCGATCGCCACGGCGGAAGAGTCTATGGGCATCACGGGAAGAATTTTAGTGCGGGCTTCGGGCACAGAACCCCTGATTCGGGTCATGGTGGAGGCAGCCTGTGCGGAGACGGCAGCCCATTGGTCGGAACAACTCACCAGGACGGTGCAAAGTTATTTGGGCGAGGGTTAA
- the grrA gene encoding GrrA/OscA1 family cyclophane-containing rSAM-modified RiPP has protein sequence MSINNCSSWMAFVLALTAIGTVAEPGSALEANPHNPLANRLNNLSAALQQRASQLPPQETPSNRADLQAGFANRGGGGGGFGNARRGGWGNGSGGGGFANVGRGGWADGGGGGGFVNINNPWGNGWGDGGGFANRSGGGGFVNRW, from the coding sequence ATGTCCATCAATAACTGCTCTAGCTGGATGGCATTTGTTCTTGCCCTCACGGCGATCGGGACAGTGGCAGAACCCGGCTCCGCTTTAGAAGCTAACCCCCATAATCCCCTCGCCAACCGCTTAAATAATCTGAGTGCGGCTCTGCAACAACGGGCCAGTCAACTTCCCCCCCAGGAAACTCCCAGCAATCGAGCTGACCTGCAGGCCGGTTTTGCTAACCGGGGTGGGGGCGGCGGTGGTTTTGGTAATGCCCGGCGGGGAGGATGGGGCAATGGGTCCGGTGGTGGTGGCTTTGCCAATGTGGGGCGGGGCGGCTGGGCCGATGGCGGTGGTGGTGGCGGCTTTGTCAATATTAATAATCCCTGGGGTAACGGCTGGGGGGATGGAGGCGGCTTTGCTAACCGCAGTGGTGGCGGCGGTTTTGTGAACCGTTGGTAA
- the grrA gene encoding GrrA/OscA1 family cyclophane-containing rSAM-modified RiPP, producing MNSNQLGWTAFLVAIASVASSPAEAAVVNNDVPSQSGTIESRIARIHSTINNKTDATNALGSVAPSPEVPPQVAIGWGNGRGGGTFVNLGRGGWGNGGGGGGWGNVNPWRNGWGDRGGFYNRRWPNGGGFINRW from the coding sequence ATGAACTCTAACCAACTTGGCTGGACTGCTTTCCTTGTGGCGATCGCCAGTGTGGCATCCTCCCCTGCTGAAGCCGCTGTGGTCAACAATGATGTCCCCAGTCAAAGTGGCACCATTGAATCCCGTATTGCCCGTATTCACTCCACCATTAACAATAAGACTGATGCCACCAATGCCCTCGGCAGTGTTGCCCCTTCTCCGGAAGTCCCCCCCCAAGTGGCGATCGGTTGGGGTAATGGCCGGGGCGGCGGTACTTTTGTCAACTTAGGCCGGGGCGGCTGGGGCAATGGGGGCGGCGGTGGTGGCTGGGGCAATGTTAATCCCTGGCGTAATGGCTGGGGCGATCGGGGCGGTTTCTATAACCGTCGTTGGCCCAACGGAGGAGGCTTTATCAACCGTTGGTAG
- a CDS encoding DUF922 domain-containing Zn-dependent protease has protein sequence MVLGLFWVARVGAEPIIKVEYKYYSIYPNTKWDLNDELNRRSPIIFQGKRYRGYTQWFVRWQYQWWFTAQQCQITTVTTNLDVTYTLPRIPPNHGADPEARRVFNRYLVALFKHEENHKNSGLYAARAIEKALLNLGPFPHCKGLQTKAESTAQQIVQRYRQRDLDYDRQTDHGRKEGIMIENFLR, from the coding sequence ATGGTTTTGGGACTATTTTGGGTTGCCAGGGTAGGGGCGGAACCAATTATCAAAGTCGAATATAAATACTATTCTATTTATCCAAATACCAAATGGGATTTAAACGATGAATTAAATCGACGTAGCCCGATTATTTTTCAGGGTAAACGGTATCGTGGTTACACTCAATGGTTTGTGCGCTGGCAGTATCAATGGTGGTTCACGGCCCAACAATGTCAAATCACCACCGTTACCACCAACCTCGATGTTACCTATACCCTGCCCCGCATTCCCCCTAACCATGGCGCTGATCCAGAAGCCCGACGGGTTTTTAATCGCTACTTAGTGGCCCTGTTTAAACATGAGGAAAACCACAAAAATTCTGGCCTTTATGCAGCTAGGGCCATTGAAAAGGCTCTACTGAACCTGGGTCCATTTCCCCACTGTAAGGGTTTACAAACCAAAGCTGAAAGCACTGCTCAACAGATTGTCCAGCGTTACCGCCAAAGGGATCTGGATTACGATCGCCAAACAGATCACGGCCGCAAAGAAGGCATTATGATCGAAAATTTTCTCCGTTAA
- a CDS encoding precorrin-2 C(20)-methyltransferase, giving the protein MTLGTLHGVSVGPGDPELITLKGLKTLQACPVVAFPAGLQGRSGVAEGIIAPHLSPEQISLPLTFPYVQTAAILAQAWQEAAAEVWPYLEKGLDVAFACEGDISFYSTFTYLAQTLKSNHPQLVINYIAGVSSPFAGASALGLPLTCQEEKLAILPALYCPEELEKALDWAEVVVLMKVRLVYGQVWEILAKRELLDRAWVLEKVSTTEEKIYHPLRNYPQLPLSYFSLILIKQNQNKIGKN; this is encoded by the coding sequence ATGACACTTGGCACTCTCCACGGCGTTAGCGTTGGCCCCGGTGATCCAGAGTTAATTACCCTCAAGGGGTTGAAAACTTTGCAAGCTTGTCCTGTGGTGGCCTTTCCCGCCGGACTCCAAGGGCGATCGGGGGTTGCGGAGGGCATTATTGCTCCCCACCTCAGCCCAGAACAAATTTCCTTGCCCTTAACATTTCCCTATGTACAAACAGCGGCAATTTTGGCCCAGGCTTGGCAGGAAGCGGCGGCAGAAGTTTGGCCATACTTAGAAAAAGGGCTGGACGTGGCCTTTGCCTGCGAAGGAGACATCAGTTTTTACAGCACCTTCACCTATCTTGCCCAGACCCTAAAAAGTAACCATCCTCAGTTGGTGATCAACTACATCGCCGGGGTGAGTTCCCCCTTTGCCGGAGCTTCAGCCCTGGGTTTACCCCTCACTTGCCAGGAAGAAAAATTAGCAATTTTGCCGGCATTATATTGCCCCGAAGAATTGGAAAAAGCGTTGGATTGGGCGGAGGTAGTGGTGTTAATGAAAGTGCGACTGGTGTATGGACAAGTGTGGGAAATTTTAGCCAAAAGGGAACTATTAGACCGGGCTTGGGTGCTGGAAAAAGTTTCTACCACCGAGGAAAAAATTTATCATCCCCTCCGGAACTATCCCCAGTTGCCCCTATCCTATTTTTCTCTGATATTAATTAAACAAAACCAAAACAAGATTGGCAAAAATTAA
- the thrB gene encoding homoserine kinase, with the protein MVSFTVSVPATTANIGPGFDCLGAALGLYNHVTVTSPTDPEVDLLIEARGRDGEKISTDKDNLLYQAIAYFYQQTGQSVPPLKLEIDLEIPLARGLGSSATAIVGGLLAANQTAGNPCTTSEILQMAIAMEGHPDNVAPALLGGCQLAVKDNDHWQLIALDWPSQFVPVLAIPNFELSTEAARAVLPHQYDRSAAIFNASHLALLVQAFKQSRGDWLALALQDQIHQPYRQSLIPAYDQLHQAALAAGAYNLVISGAGPTLLAIADAVRAPQVASALVETWHNAGIEAESHCLPIDTKGAIITKLR; encoded by the coding sequence ATGGTCAGCTTCACCGTTTCTGTGCCCGCCACCACCGCCAATATTGGCCCCGGCTTTGATTGTTTAGGGGCGGCCCTGGGATTATATAACCATGTCACGGTGACCAGCCCGACGGATCCGGAAGTTGATTTATTGATCGAAGCCCGGGGCAGGGACGGGGAAAAAATCAGCACCGACAAGGACAATTTACTCTACCAAGCCATTGCCTATTTTTATCAACAAACTGGGCAGTCTGTACCACCTCTCAAGCTAGAGATTGACTTGGAAATTCCTTTGGCGCGGGGTTTGGGTAGTTCGGCCACCGCTATTGTAGGGGGTTTATTGGCGGCCAATCAGACAGCGGGTAATCCCTGCACAACCTCAGAAATTTTGCAGATGGCGATCGCCATGGAAGGTCATCCCGATAATGTGGCCCCGGCTCTATTGGGGGGTTGCCAGTTAGCGGTCAAAGATAATGACCATTGGCAATTAATTGCCCTAGATTGGCCGAGCCAATTTGTGCCGGTGTTGGCCATTCCTAATTTTGAGCTATCCACTGAAGCCGCCCGGGCCGTTCTGCCCCATCAGTATGACCGTAGTGCCGCTATTTTTAATGCTTCCCACCTGGCGTTGTTAGTACAGGCCTTTAAGCAAAGTCGGGGGGACTGGTTAGCCCTAGCCCTCCAGGATCAAATCCATCAACCCTATCGCCAGAGTTTAATCCCCGCCTACGACCAGCTCCACCAAGCCGCCCTGGCCGCCGGAGCCTATAACCTAGTGATTAGCGGTGCCGGCCCCACCCTATTGGCGATCGCCGACGCAGTCCGGGCCCCCCAAGTCGCTTCTGCCCTAGTGGAAACTTGGCATAATGCGGGCATTGAGGCCGAAAGTCATTGTTTACCCATTGATACCAAAGGCGCAATCATTACTAAATTGAGGTAA
- a CDS encoding hydrogenase maturation protease, whose product MTATSPRSTLVIGYGNTLRGDDGVGRYLAEEIDQQNWPHCQVISTHQLTPELAEAIATVDRVIFIDAQWCQDQSSPSVQCQPLYLPPPEQLSGELGHRGSPLELIALAKILYGVEVQAWWILIPAFTFDYGERLSPLTAMAQAEALAKIRPLVMG is encoded by the coding sequence ATGACAGCTACATCCCCCAGGTCCACTTTGGTGATCGGTTACGGTAACACCCTGCGGGGGGACGATGGCGTGGGGCGCTATCTAGCCGAAGAAATTGATCAGCAAAACTGGCCTCATTGTCAGGTTATTTCCACCCACCAACTCACGCCGGAATTGGCCGAGGCAATCGCCACTGTGGATCGGGTAATTTTCATCGACGCCCAATGGTGCCAAGACCAAAGTTCCCCATCGGTGCAATGCCAACCGTTATATTTACCGCCGCCGGAGCAACTATCTGGGGAATTGGGACACCGGGGCAGTCCGTTGGAGTTGATTGCCCTGGCTAAAATTCTCTACGGCGTTGAGGTGCAGGCTTGGTGGATATTGATTCCGGCCTTTACCTTTGACTATGGGGAAAGGTTGTCCCCCCTGACCGCCATGGCCCAAGCAGAAGCCCTAGCCAAGATCCGCCCCTTGGTAATGGGGTAA